In Candidatus Caccoplasma merdavium, one DNA window encodes the following:
- a CDS encoding alkaline phosphatase, with product MKKQIIFVSLLVVAAFSTTPVWAQFDSYASPARQEVYVPTYRNDGSARKVKNVILMVGDGMGLAHMTAALHANEGDLTIARMRHIGLVKSQSANRYITDSAAAGTAYATGRKTRNGSLGVDTAGCRLPNMTEILSGKGYATGIVTTDKISGATPSAFYTHQPQRSMTREILSDLLRTQALFVAGSSVSLFESTGTERLDSLRAQGFTVLHDFEELPAPAPEKVALIACDRDAAQIKDGRDTAYLRTVTRYALSFLSQKSKKGFFLLVEGAEIDHAAHNGNIEGVVRETLDFDKAVAEALRFADSNGETLVIVLADHETGGLALGDGDISRREVSGHFATGGHSPVLVPVYAYGPHAQDFCGVIDNTEIFARILSALKVKL from the coding sequence GTCAGCCTGTTGGTCGTGGCAGCATTCTCTACGACCCCGGTATGGGCTCAGTTCGACAGTTATGCTTCTCCTGCCCGGCAGGAAGTTTATGTCCCGACCTACCGCAACGACGGTTCAGCCCGTAAAGTAAAAAATGTTATCCTTATGGTCGGCGATGGCATGGGCTTGGCGCACATGACGGCCGCCCTCCATGCCAATGAAGGCGACCTTACGATAGCGCGCATGCGACACATCGGCTTGGTCAAGAGCCAGTCGGCCAATCGGTACATTACCGATTCGGCGGCAGCCGGGACGGCCTATGCCACCGGCCGCAAGACCCGCAATGGCAGTTTGGGTGTCGATACGGCCGGTTGCCGGTTGCCGAATATGACCGAGATACTTTCGGGCAAAGGCTATGCCACCGGAATTGTTACCACCGACAAAATCTCGGGAGCCACTCCCTCGGCGTTCTATACCCACCAACCCCAGCGTAGCATGACCCGGGAAATCCTCTCCGACCTGTTGCGCACTCAGGCTCTTTTCGTGGCCGGTAGCAGCGTCTCCCTTTTTGAGTCGACCGGGACCGAACGTCTCGATTCGTTGCGGGCGCAGGGCTTTACCGTGTTGCACGACTTCGAGGAGTTGCCCGCCCCGGCTCCCGAAAAAGTCGCGCTCATAGCTTGCGACCGTGATGCCGCACAAATCAAAGACGGACGGGACACCGCCTATTTGAGAACCGTTACCCGGTATGCTCTTTCGTTCCTCTCTCAGAAATCAAAGAAAGGCTTTTTCCTCCTGGTCGAAGGGGCGGAGATAGACCATGCTGCCCATAATGGCAATATCGAGGGAGTGGTGCGTGAAACCCTCGACTTCGACAAGGCCGTGGCCGAAGCCTTGCGTTTTGCCGACAGCAATGGGGAGACGTTGGTCATTGTCTTGGCCGACCATGAGACCGGCGGACTGGCTTTGGGCGATGGCGATATTTCACGCAGGGAAGTATCGGGACATTTTGCAACCGGCGGTCATTCGCCTGTCTTGGTGCCTGTTTATGCCTACGGCCCCCATGCCCAAGATTTCTGTGGGGTGATAGATAATACCGAGATTTTTGCCCGTATCCTTTCGGCTCTGAAAGTCAAATTATAA